In Paenibacillus protaetiae, the genomic stretch ACCAGCTGGAGCGCAGCCGTGCATGTCATGATTTTCGTAAGCGAATAGAGATAAATTATTTTGTCCTCGTCAATCGGGGTGTTCGCTTCCAGATCGGCGTACCCGGCCCGGTAGCGGAAAACTGTCTCATTGCGGTGCATAACAACTACTTCTGCCCACGGAATGCGCCAGGCAGCGATATGATCAATAAACCGGGATAACGGTGCAAAGTTCATTATTCCTCATCCTCTGCTACAAAGTCTCCTTTCCATTATTGTACAAGAAGACGTTCCTGCCAACCCCGCGCTTAGGCGGACCAAGCGTGCGTATAGCCCAACTATTGGACGGATACGGCGAAATATAGACGAATGGTTACTTATGCGGACCGTTAATTTCACGTAGAATGACCGTAGAATACGGAAAAGGCTGGGATAACCATGTTAATCCAAAGAGACAAATGGCTGCAATATCGCATTCTTCGCAGTAATCCTTCTCTCGCCGGACGGTTGCCAGACACACAGCTGCTTCAAAAAAACGCCTTATCGAAAATGCTTCTTCACTATCAAAGCGTCGTACTGAAACCTCGCGACGGGCGCTATGGAAGAGGCATCCTGTTCATTAAACGGAACAGCGCAAACGCCTATCGTATTCATTACGAACAAAGAGCAGTCACCATGAGGGACACCGGTAAAGTGCTCCAACTGCTCCGTAAAAAAAACAAAAGTCGCGGATATATAGTCCAAAGGCGGCTGCAGCTCGCGCAAATTGGACACAAGCCGTTCGACATTCGGATCATAGCCCAGCGAAAAAAAGGCGTTTCCTCCCGTTGGAGCGTGACCGGTTCATACGCGAAAGTAGCTAAACAAGGATACCTGGTCACGAATGTGGCGAGCCGCACCATTCCAGTGCCCCAAGCGCTCAAATTAGCCCAAATCGGAAACCGGAGCCTGCTGGCCAGAGCAGAACGGATCGCATTGCAGGCTGCCAAGCGGCTGGGGGAGCGTTACCCCACGCTTAGGCAAGTCGGGTTCGATATTGGCATCGACCGGAACCAACGGATCTGGATCATCGAAGGCAATTACCAACCGGATTTGCGTCCGTTCCGGCTTTTGAAAGACCCTTCGATGCTTCGCAAAATCGTATGGTATAAGCACCATTAAAGCGAAAAAAAACGACCAGCCTTTTATCCACGGCCTGTCGTCTTTTAGCTTGGCGCCTA encodes the following:
- a CDS encoding YheC/YheD family protein, encoding MLIQRDKWLQYRILRSNPSLAGRLPDTQLLQKNALSKMLLHYQSVVLKPRDGRYGRGILFIKRNSANAYRIHYEQRAVTMRDTGKVLQLLRKKNKSRGYIVQRRLQLAQIGHKPFDIRIIAQRKKGVSSRWSVTGSYAKVAKQGYLVTNVASRTIPVPQALKLAQIGNRSLLARAERIALQAAKRLGERYPTLRQVGFDIGIDRNQRIWIIEGNYQPDLRPFRLLKDPSMLRKIVWYKHH